In the Colletotrichum lupini chromosome 4, complete sequence genome, CATGTAGCGGAGGTGAAGAGAACCACAGCGCAAGACTTTCTCGCAGATTCAAGGGCTGCATCTAGCTCCTGTGAGCTACTCACAATCCTGATGTTTGATTGGGGTTTTGTGGGTTGTGGTGCGGATCCGTATCCTGGAGGAGTTGAGTTGTTCTGGATACCAAGGATTGAACCATTTTGTCTGTTGGAGTTTATGACTTGGTTGAGTTGAGGCATGAGCATCCTGCCCATTGGAGAGCTGAGTACGGCATCTGGCATCTTGATGATATGTTCTGGGATGCCTTTCCCAAGCAGGAACTGAGAAAATGAGTCTGAGAAGTTGTTGCAGTTGTGTCTCCAGAGATCGTAGGCCTGGTGAAACGTCAGTCTTTGTTAATTCAAACATATGTTGAGCCCACCTCGGCTGTAAAAATTGGCCTTAATGAGTCTAGGAACTCTTCAATGACCTCCATGGGTAGTTCTGTCTTTCCAAGGAAGATACGCTCCATAGGCTGGCCCAGATGAGATGTACCCGGAGTGATGTCAACGATGCCACCATCGTAGACGTACTCGCGTCCGTTGAGTTGGATGGATGTGTGATATATCGCATCGAGGTGAAATCCGAGCATGCCCTGTGACATTTGCCGTGCAAGCCCGCGGGATAGGTCGTACGTTAAGAGATGCACGTCCATCTTGAGAGGCTTCGCTCGGTCTAGTCCGGGATCTGGCTTCTTTACTGTACTGGGAAGTAATGCAGTTCAGTCGAAAAGTGGGAAGGTTGTATCTTTGTTGACTGATGGAAGGTAAGATTGAAGCTGTGTACGGAAGAGAGTTTGATCTTGGATTTCTTAATTTTCTCTCTGGAGGATGCTCATATCTATCATTACGCCGGAGGCAACAAGACGTAGTCGTAATAGTTATTGCGCGAGAAGCTTCCAGGGTCCGGTCACAGTGTCAGATCCGATGGAGGCAGCGCCACACGTGGCTTGGAatctaaggtaaggtacctaggtaggtaggtgccGACTAATCGATAAGATGCATATACCTGGAGATAAGGTGCCAGACTGCAGTACGTAATCTTAGGTAAGCTCAAATTCCAGCCGTGCCTTGACTACAAGCTGATCACCTCAGGAATGATCAGAACATGCCCGGCAAATGGGCCCTACCTTGATGCGTGGGTGAGGTGCCGTGTGAAGGAGCGACTGCGCAATTTAGGGGGCGTAGCAGGGAGTCAGTGGCCCCGCCCCCTAATCATAGAGCCGGCCATTAAGGTGAACGCGACAGGAGGATGGCCTCCAAGGTCAACATTTCAGTGGGCTCGCGTTGTCCCCGCTGGCGCACCTATGCACCCAAGATTAGCAAACTGCCAGCTCAAGACAGGGATGTCTGGATTTTGATGACCTCTCAGAAAAGAGAAAATCTGCAATTGCCATCGAGCCCCCTTCGAGACCAACCTAATCCAACCGTACCTTGCATCTCCTCACCCCCCTTGGACGACGTCTCCCTACATATACGACTTCTGCACTTTTCTCTGGGTCCAGTGCCTCCATCCCATCTCGTCCGCTCCTTTTCTTCGGCCATCCGCACCTTTTTTCTGCTTCCTTGAGTCGCCCCGTGCTGCTCCCTTTGGTAATCGGCCCTCGGTTCAGCCTAGTCCACTCCTTTGTCCCATCTCGACGCCGCTGTACCTCGAATGCGTTACTCTGTGTTCCCCTAAGCACCTACGACAAGCGACCAATGCGAAGAACATCTGTGTCGCTGCCGACGAAGCAACCCGCGCGAGATCCACACGAAAAGCCTGGTCGATTTGCACCCGCTCAACGGAATACTGGCCTGTTCGCGGCGTTCAGAGATATGTCTCAAGCACAGAAGACGAGGTGGATGAGGACGGGCGCCATCGCCTTCTTCgtcgtcttcctcttctgGTATCTGTCTCCTAGAGGCGTCAACGTCTACAATGGCGGGGGTAAGTCATGGGTCAGTGAAGCCCATTGGATCAACTTGAAACTAATACATCTACAGCAGTATCGAAAGGCGGCGCTGGTGGCCAGGTCCCTGCCGATGCTTCGTACGGCACTGACAAGTGCACTCAATCCAGCTCCAAGTCTAAGCCCATCGTACAGTACGTCCTGATGATCGACGCCGGCAGCACTGGATCCAGAATCCACGTCTACAAGTTCAACAACTGCGGCGCCACCCCCGAGCTGGAGCATGAGGAGTTCAAGATGACGGAGAAGTCAGTTGGTGGTCTCAGCAAGTATAAGGACGACCCCGAGGCCGCTGCCGCTTCTCTCGACGCTCTGATGGAGGTTGCCATGACCAACGTTCCCGACAAGCTCAAGTCCTGCAGTCCTGTCGCGGTGAAAGCGACCGCTGGACTCCGCATGGTCGGAGCTGAGAACGCCGAGAAGATCCTCGCTGCTGTGCGCAACCGCCTCGAGACCAAGTACCCCTTCCCCGTCGTTGCCAAGGAGGATAACGGAGTTGCCATCATGGACGGCGCCGACGAAGGTGTCTACGCTTGGATCACTACCAACTACCTCCTCGGCAAGATTGGCGGCCCTGACAAGAGCCCCACCGCTGCCGTCTTCGATCTCGGCGGTGGCTCCACCCAGATTGTCTTTGAGCCCACCTTCAAGGGAGCTGCGGACGGAGGCATGCCGGAGAAGCTCGCCGAGGGTGACCACAAGTACGACCTTGCCTTTGGTGGACAAAAGTTCGAGCTCTACCAGCACTCCCATCTGGGATATGGCTTGATGAGCGCCCGCAAGGCCGTGCACAAGCAGCTGATTGAGGAGATCTTTGAGAGCAAGAAGTCCGACGACAGCTGGGTCAAGCAGCCCATCATCCACCCCTGCATTGCCCCCGGCATGGTTAGAGAGGTTGAGGTCGAGCTCGACGAGAAGCACCCCCTCGGCAAGACTGTCACCTTCAACATGACCGGCCCCTCCCAGGCCGCCCCCGCTCAGTGCCGCAACCTCGCCGAGAAGATCCTGAAGAAGGAAGAGAGCTGCAAGCTTGCGCCCTGCTCTTTCAACGGTGTCCACCAGCCATCATTGGCCAAGACCTTTGGCCGCGAGGACGTCTACATCTTCTCCTACTTCTACGACCGCACTAAGCCGCTCGGCATGCCCGACTCCTTCACCCTGCGCGAGATGCACGACCTTGCCAACTCTGTCTGCGGCGGTGAGAAGTCTTGGGATCTCTTTGCCAGCATTCCTGGTGCCATGAAGGAGTTGCAGGACCGTCCTGAGCACTGCCTTGACCTCAACTTCATGATGGCTCTTCTCCACACCGGCTACGAGATGCCTATAGACCGTGAAGTCAAGATTGCCAAGAAGATCAAGGGTAACGAATTGGGTTGGTGCCTTGGTGCTAGGTAAGATTTGATTCATCGAGTGGAAAGTTTACAGAAGCTAACATTTCACAGCTTGCCTCTTCTCTCCCCCGGATCTGGTTGGAAGTGCAGAGTCAACCAGGTCAACTAGATGGGTGACCTAACTGGCGACAAGATTGCGCAAGCCTCCCCTGGTGTTGGCTGGCTTGTAGTattatagatttttaattCCACGACAGAAATGGGAAGTTCGATTACGAATAAGTGTATTTGAGAACAACGAACGTTACAAGGTAGATGCAGGAAACGCATCAGTACACGGATCGACGGCAGGCGTTCCATGTCTCGAATGGTTTCCCATGGGTATCAAGGATAAAGACTCGTCAAGACGTAGCTATTGATTAGAATCAAACCACACTCGCTGGACAAATAGTCAGATTTGCCTTCAAAGCGGTGCCGCCACCATGTTTATCACGTCTTCGATTACGTCCTCGGCGCCCACGCCTTCAAGAATGGATTCGATGGCTTCCTGCTGGCTGCCCCACTGCATGCTCCTTTCCTGTTTTGCGTGCACGATCCGGATCCGATGCAGGTAGATTTTCCTAATAGCCAAGTGAACGAGAGCCGGCGTCACAAAGTCCAGGCTATGCAAGGGGGCGAGGCATCTCAGCAGCTGGTCGAGATGCTTCGTCGCAATCGGTTCGATGCCGCCGGCAACTGCGCGGTGCATCCTCAGATATGTGACAATGTTCATTTGATAGCGTAGCACATCCACGTTGACCTGGACTTCTCGGCTCAGCTTGGCCAAAGACACGATGTCCTGCCAAAAAGTTAGCCGCAGGGGAGACCAAACACCACGCGAAAGTTCACTTACACCTTCACTTAAAAGGGGATCCTCGCTGACGGCCATAGTCTCCTCGTGGATACTCTTCTTCACCACGCTTTCGGTGCTGGCAGTCTCGGCATCGTCAGCTTTGTCGTACGCTTCATCCAGGTTGGCAAAGCCGTCGTCTGGGTCGTGCCAGTGGGCGATGAAGAAATAATCGTTCAGGTGCAGCGTAACGTGAGCCTGGCCTCCGCTCTCGGCGCCCAACGCAGCCACGAAAAGGAACTGCTTGGGAGCGGTCTGGACGGAGGTGCGGGTGAAGATGCGGCGGGTGCGTAGGAGCTCGAGGACCTGAATCTGCACGGCCTTGGGGGCGCGGTCCAGGTTCCGGGCGAGGATGACATTGGCGATGGAAGAACCGGCTGCGCCGCTGGGGCCGGTTGGGCTGTAGGCGTTGACGGCGGTCAGGGGCGAAATACCGGCGCGGGAGTAGAAGTAGGAGTCGTTGCGCGTGCGAAGGGGTGAGCCTGATCTGGTGGCTGTGGGCGACTGCGCTATGAGGATGGAAGATGCAAAGTCCTCCAGGGTGGTTTGCGGAGAGCAGTCCACGATGGCGCACGTCAGACCAAAGGTCTTTGTCGCGATCTGCAGGCTGGTTAGAGATGTGAGCAGCGGGACGGCCGCAACAAGTAGGCTTACAAGCTGAAGCTCCTCGATAAGTTCATTGAGGGCGACAGGAGGAGTGCTGACGATACAGTGTTCTCGGTTGACCAGGCACAAGAAGGCGGCGAGCTCAAGGTCGCTCAGGCCGTGGACCTTGGTCAGGAGATCTTCTTCATCCGCCATGAGGATCGGGTGAGATGTGTCTCCAAGGTCCCATCAGCGCATTTTGGGCTACAGACGCAGTCTCGTGTGTTGTTCGTCCACAGCATATATGTGGTATGCGACTAGGTGAGGTAGAGACAGGCGGGAGCGGTCTTGGTGCTCACATGAGTTTTGAGCATAAGGTAATAAGGTAGTCAGGGCGTGCTCTTGCTGAGCTCAGTTCGCCTGGACCGTCGTTGAGTTGAGAAGGAGCATTATGTGTGGCTGGAGAGACGCTTTGCATACAGCGGGCAAGGTACAGTGCATTGAGCAGTTCATTCCCACAGCGCCCACAGCGCCTGGGTCGTTATGTCAGCCACAATGACAACAGAAGTAACGCACCTGACGATACTGCGCAGGTAGACACTCGGAGCCCTTCCTGGTTAGTCCCAGCACTGGAGGCAGCTCTTTGATAGGCTGAAACCTGGAAATGTGACGGGAGCTCTCAGTACCGCCTGGTTCCCTGTCAACCTCCACCATGACTTTCCGTCCATCGATCTACTGCGTATCGACCTGCACTTGACACCAACCAACCACCCCTGACCGCAAGACGCCGGTCCGTTTTCGATCACCTTGACGTCCGAACCGATAAGAAACCCAACCCGCGACCGAAACTTTCGTACCTCTACGTAGAACGACCGACTGTTGACGCCGACACTCGTTGACCATCCCAAACTCTACATACTCCTCCAACGAGGCAATCGATTCAAAATGTCATCGAGAAAGAAGGTCCTTCTCAAGGTGGGCTCTCCCCTCCCAGCGCTGCAGCATATCATGGCGCGGCATAATTGACGAGGTTGTTTTCGTGCAGGTCATTATCCTTGGCGATAGCGGTGTCGGAAAGACGAGTCTGATGAACCAATATGTGAGTTTCCGTGGATCAAGCAACACCCGGGAGGAGACTGGTGGCGCTGACGTGAATGTTTCACCCAGGTCAACAAGAAGTTCAGTGCAAGCTACAAGGCCACCATCGGCGCCGACTTCCTGACGCGCGAGGTTCTCGTCGACGACCGACAGGTGACGATGCAGGTGGGATTAGACCGACACAACGACTGATCCATGATCCGGACATGTGCTGACGAATGGACGACAGCTTTGGGATACGGCAGGACAGGAGCGCTTCCAGTCTCTGGGCGTCGCTTTCTACCGTGGTGCCGACTGCTGCGTGCTCGTATACGATGTCAACAACTCCAAGAGTTTCGATGCTCTGGACAGCTGGAGGGACGAGTTCTTGATCCAGGCTTCGCCACGGGACCCGGACAACTTCCCCTTCGTTAGTAGCTAATGACACTGGACTGTGCGAATCGAGGCTGATGTGCGACTAGGTCGTTCTTGGAAACAAGATTGATGTTGAGGAGAGCAAGAGAGTTGTAAGTGCGCCAAAAGGGTTATTCTCGGTACAGCTGGCTAACGTGATTGTAGATTTCAACCAAGCGCGCCATGACCTTTTGCCAGTCCAAGGGCGGTATTCCCTACTTCGAGACCAGTGCAAAGGAGGCCATCAACGTTGAACAGGCATTCGAAGGTTGGTGCAGCGTTATCTATGAGCCTCCGTAACGACGAGTAGGCACTGACAacattaactagttatcgcGCGGAACGCTCTGGCCCAGGAAGAGTCCGAGGAGTTCAGTGGTGATTACCAGGACGTCATCAACATCCCCATCGAAAACCCCCGAGACGGATGTTCTTGCTAAGTTGCTATTGGGTAAACAGTTGGTTGATGTTGGCGAGTCGAGGACTAGGGCGGCACACAGTATTAGGACCCTGTCCGACTCGCATTATATTTAGTCCAAGGGCCTTTCCACATATCCATTTTTGGCCTTGGCTTGATGTTGCATATCCTGCACTGGTGTGAAAGGTGtttagaggttattattggAATTTGATCAAGGGTTTATTCGTCTGGTTCCAACAACTATTCGCCTTCTGTGTCATGAATAACTTATCACGACTGCAACTATGCTTGAGTAATGGTCCCTGGGCAAGAGGATCCGCAACCGGCAAAAGGGTGCCTTTTACAACATTCCATCTCAACCAACAAGCGCAGGGCCCGGATGGACAACCGTCTATCCCATCATGTATTCATCACCAGTCCGAGCTGGCGGATCATTCTTGCCGTCCGTCATCAGACTCCGCTTAGAAGAATGGATCCGAGGCTACACTAAAGCCCCAAGGCTGGAAACCGGCACTAATTCCGGCCTGGCAGCCAGTGCTCTCTGTAAGCTTCATGCGAGGCGTCATGCTTGGCTTTGTCCAGCGGCGGCAGCctagaggaagaggaggttgCATCTTTTGCTTTAGGTACCTTGGGatttagtaagtaccttCCCTTACATACAGCAGAGAGACTCATCTCACTTGCTCCCTT is a window encoding:
- a CDS encoding Ras-like protein Rab7, with the protein product MSSRKKVLLKVIILGDSGVGKTSLMNQYVNKKFSASYKATIGADFLTREVLVDDRQVTMQLWDTAGQERFQSLGVAFYRGADCCVLVYDVNNSKSFDALDSWRDEFLIQASPRDPDNFPFVVLGNKIDVEESKRVISTKRAMTFCQSKGGIPYFETSAKEAINVEQAFEVIARNALAQEESEEFSGDYQDVINIPIENPRDGCSC
- a CDS encoding GDA1/CD39 family protein — encoded protein: MRRTSVSLPTKQPARDPHEKPGRFAPAQRNTGLFAAFRDMSQAQKTRWMRTGAIAFFVVFLFWYLSPRGVNVYNGGAVSKGGAGGQVPADASYGTDKCTQSSSKSKPIVQYVLMIDAGSTGSRIHVYKFNNCGATPELEHEEFKMTEKSVGGLSKYKDDPEAAAASLDALMEVAMTNVPDKLKSCSPVAVKATAGLRMVGAENAEKILAAVRNRLETKYPFPVVAKEDNGVAIMDGADEGVYAWITTNYLLGKIGGPDKSPTAAVFDLGGGSTQIVFEPTFKGAADGGMPEKLAEGDHKYDLAFGGQKFELYQHSHLGYGLMSARKAVHKQLIEEIFESKKSDDSWVKQPIIHPCIAPGMVREVEVELDEKHPLGKTVTFNMTGPSQAAPAQCRNLAEKILKKEESCKLAPCSFNGVHQPSLAKTFGREDVYIFSYFYDRTKPLGMPDSFTLREMHDLANSVCGGEKSWDLFASIPGAMKELQDRPEHCLDLNFMMALLHTGYEMPIDREVKIAKKIKGNELGWCLGASLPLLSPGSGWKCRVNQVN